From Epinephelus lanceolatus isolate andai-2023 chromosome 12, ASM4190304v1, whole genome shotgun sequence, the proteins below share one genomic window:
- the LOC144465056 gene encoding uncharacterized protein LOC144465056 — protein sequence MRAHFGNGSMAEIDSLSSYARGLSTKDRECYLNKLTLTNGVRLPDPCAINEWVEDVSKWPNIQWPDIYTYLIEKPSVYTREKLRAYKSLDAYEYVVCGHVQNVKYHDIDSEFCVLKSEILPSQRQGHKTTMYEAWVIINQRENYVLTANCTCMAGLGSCCSHAAAILFKVELYVRMGRTEKAAVTSGVCMWKDISRKEVRPAPLREISFHKPKRLGRQLPAASTSARKNSITPRVLTDDDIRELQVVDPGAAVLTSLENSDTDTASSDTDSEEHPDLPEPLTALFDATLRELTPQEMQVKCEDTFHRLKTTLQPHQCEKLEFVTQQQSRSKEWHTYRAGRITSTKFHHATTTDKISKTYLNDIMQYSKTQLNVPSVLWGENMEEMARQAYTAFMSQSHPDFSISSCGLVVQPSEPHLGSSPDGIARCTCCGKGVVEIKCPYKYRNSLQGCTEDKQFCLDKSFSLKHSHPYYYQTHLHMFVCDVSYCDFVLWTKEEFIVQRILRNEEFLQEALPKAQDFFISSVLPELLTRRHDPVLVSQRACKYCERPDFGKMIICVKCNNRFHYSCAQIKRKPATWLCRKCLRVEA from the exons ATGCGCGCGCATTTTGGCAACGGAAGTATGGCGGAGATCGACAGTTTGTCAAGCTATGCAAGGGGATTATCAACAAAAGATCGCGAATGTTACCTCAACAAGTTGACTTTGACAAATGGTGTCCGACTTCCAGATCCGTGTGCTATTAATGAGTGGGTTGAAGACGTTAGCAAGTGGCCGAATATACAGTGGCCAGATATATATACGTATTTAATTGAGAAACCGAGCGTGTACACCAGAGAGAAATTACGAGCCTATAAATCGCTGGATGCTTATGAGTATGTTGTCTGTGGTCATGTACAGAACGTCAAATACCATGACATAGACTCAGAGTTTTGTGTGTTGAAATCAGAAATTCTCCCTAGTCAAAGACAAGGACACAAGACAACGATGTATGAGGCTTGGGTTATAATCAACCAACGAGAAAACTACGTCCTCACAGCGAATTGCACCTGTATGGCAGG GCTTGGGTCATGCTGCAGCCATGCAGCTGCAATATTATTCAAAGTTGAGCTCTATGTTAGGATGGGAAGGACAGAGAAAGCAGCAGTTACTTCTGGAGTGTGCATGTGGAAAGACATCAGCAGGAAAGAAGTCAGACCAGCTCCATTGAGGGAAATCAGCTTCCACAAACCAAAGAGGCTAGGCAGGCAGCTTCCAGCAGCTTCAACATCTGCTAGGAAGAATAGTATCACACCCAGAG TGTTGACAGATGATGACATCCGGGAACTGCAGGTTGTGGACCCAGGTGCTGCAGTGCTGACAAGCCTGGAGAATAGTGACACTGACACTGCATCATCTGACACTGATTCAGAGGAGCATCCAGACTTACCTGAGCCCTTGACTGCTTTATTTGATGCAACACTCAGGGAACTCACACCACAGGAAATGCAGGTGAAATGTGAGGATACATTTCACAGACTAAAAACTACACTACAACCTCATCAATGTGAGAAACTGGAATTTGTGACACAGCAACAGTCAAGGTCAAAGGAGTGGCACACCTATAGGGCTGGTCGGATCACAAGTACCAAATTTCACCATGCGACCACAACTGACAAGATCAGCAAAACATACCTAAATGATATAATGCAGTACAGCAAAACACAGTTAAATGTCCCATCTGTGCTCTGGGGTGAAAACATGGAGGAAATGGCAAGACAAGCCTACACTGCATTTATGTCCCAAAGCCATCCAGATTTCAGCATTAGCTCATGTGGCTTAGTAGTGCAACCTTCTGAGCCACACCTTGGATCATCGCCAGACGGGATAGCAAGATGTACCTGCTGTGGCAAAGGGGTGGTAGAGATAAAGTGTCCCTACAAATACCGCAATAGCCTTCAAGGATGCACAGAAGACAAGCAGTTTTGTCTGGACAAGTCATTCTCATTGAAACATTCACACCCATACTACTATCAAACTCATCttcacatgtttgtgtgtgatgttaGCTACTGTGACTTTGTGTTGTGGACGAAGGAGGAGTTCATTGTGCAACGTATCCTAAGAAATGAGGAGTTTCTGCAGGAGGCTTTGCCAAAAGCACAAGACTTCTTTATCTCGAGTGTGTTGCCTGAACTACTGACAAGAAGACATGACCCTGTATTGGTGTCACAGAGAGCCTGCAAATACTGTGAAAGGCCAGATTTTGGCAAAATGATAATCTGTGTCAAATGCAACAACCGCTTTCACTACAGCTGTGCACAGATCAAAAGGAAGCCAGCAACATGGTTATGTAGGAAATGTCTGAGAGTTGAGGCCTGA